Proteins encoded together in one Porites lutea chromosome 2, jaPorLute2.1, whole genome shotgun sequence window:
- the LOC140928668 gene encoding uncharacterized protein, whose amino-acid sequence MLQQEGKDIDAKLLLKSIAPSGWVYLRLLEELPDSFMDPSDKKLLVSPFAVEDTGDPGDPGLCIDLTDAPDGVGLSRQNSANDTESSNPDESSTLNANESQSQSSSLNIKSIIRGAKEGELSDPVEVLKYLPKEIVTGRPLEVTSSEDTIEGETNYITVDRDNILETTFAELQYISNYRLTFQVDFMGEECVDYGGPRKEWIRLMNQAIKQKYFDHGLRPLLAEDYFDVGIMMAIAMLQNGRLPLFVEEDILQQIVSESACLDPCVAKLQQGLEELGMLSALQELPMLIHLLRPQGQQKFGVQMLLHILKPQFSEEGSNALKKEKEVYQLFVRYVREVGASRRVCGKTTLNLSHILQFAPGSPEEPVLGFMLAPSLEFILPTELKVTSQQGLSEGQHPNVEGGFLPLAHTCTNLLQVPRPTDALPLPSTQRLFALYDLAFSQCYFGKK is encoded by the exons ATGCTGCAACAGGAAG GAAAAGACATTGATGCTAAGCTTCTACTCAAATCAATTGCCCCGTCAGGATGGGTATATCTTAGACTGCTAGAGGAGCTACCAGATTCTTTCATGGATCCTAgtgataaaaaacttttagtttCTCCTTTTGCTGTTGAAGACACAGGTGATCCGGGTGATCCAGGCTTGTGTATAGACTTGACCGATGCTCCAGATGGAGTAGGATTGTCTCGTCAAAACTCAGCAAATGACACTGAATCCTCTAATCCAGACGAAAGTTCAACACTCAATGCCAATGAGAGTCAGTCACAATCAAGTTCTTTGAACATTAAGTCAATTATCAGGGGTGCTAAAGAGGGAGAGTTGAGTGACCCCGTAGAAGTGCTCAAATATCTACCGAAGGAGATAGTAACTGGAAGACCCTTAGAAGTCACAAGCTCAGAAGACACCATTGAAGGAGAAACAAATTACATAACAGTCGACAGAGACAATATACTAGAAACAACATTTGCTGAACTTCAATATATATCCAACTACAGACTAACATTCCAGGTGGACTTTATGGGAGAGGAATGTGTAGATTATGGTGGGCCACGAAAAGAATGGATAAGATTAATGAACCAAgccataaaacaaaaatactttgACCATGGTTTAAGGCCATTGTTGGCAGAAGATTATTTTGATGTTGGAATAATGATGGCAATAGCCATGCTTCAAAATGGCCGGCTGCCTTTGTTTGTAGAGGAGGATATTCTGCAGCAAATTGTTTCTGAAAGCGCGTGTTTGGATCCTTGTGTTGCCAAACTTCAACAAGGTCTCGAAGAGCTGGGAATGTTATCAGCCCTTCAGGAGCTGCCAATGTTGATTCATCTCCTGAGACCTCAAGGACAGCAGAAGTTTGGAGTGCAAATGCTGCTTCACATTTTGAAGCCACAGTTTTCAGAGGAGGGGTCTAATGcactcaaaaaggaaaaagaagttTATCAACTCTTTGTTAGATATGTTCGTGAAGTAGGAGCTTCCAGGAGGGTATGTGGAAAGACTACCCTTAATTTGAGTCATATTCTTCAATTTGCCCCTGGTTCACCAGAGGAACCCGTCCTTGGTTTTATGCTTGCTCCGTCGTTGGAGTTCATATTACCCACAGAATTGAAAGTTACAAGTCAGCAAGGACTTAGTGAAGGGCAACACCCAAATGTGGAGGGTGGCTTCCTGCCTCTAGCTCATACCTGCACCAATTTGCTTCAGGTTCCAAGACCGACTGATGCATTGCCTTTGCCCTCTACTCAGAGACTGTTTGCCCTGTATGACTTGGCATTCTCGCAGTGTTACTTTGGCAAAAAGTAA
- the LOC140926231 gene encoding uncharacterized protein, producing the protein MMQHLVAFIFITTIIRCSMMTTHGLEQCQVQSVSIYGYYLTGHVIYIKTCASLSECVILCSYEFRCKSFNFRLMNKLCELNDAGRFTHPVEYVPMEGFLYKDTTERHRKNPGFGSCAEILREFPQAQSTYYWLKIGDRDAQVYCDRGKYGSFRVDVLGPGKKVSHTVFYQIPSGRENFNSSCSGKLCPRMIISCIYPYQWETNNCTSINQGYQIYDKCYRVFDGHDNLECGGSSQWESSCYHSKRALYGFTCNRPPWHDNGGIFYRNDGMLYVK; encoded by the exons ATGATGCAGCACTTAGTCGCGTTTATCTTTATCACCACTATCATCAGATGTTCAATGATGACGACACATGGCTTAGAACAATGTCAAGTCCAGTCAGTATCAATATACGGTTATTACCTGACTGGTCACGTTATTTATATAAAAACGTGTGCAAGTCTCTCTGAATGCGTGATTTTGTGTTCGTATGAGTTCCGTTGCAAGAGTTTCAATTTTCGGTTAATGAATAAGTTATGTGAATTGAACGATGCGGGCAGATTTACTCACCCAGTGGAGTATGTGCCGATGGAAGGATTTCTGTATAAGGACACTACCGAAAGGCATAGAAAG AATCCTGGCTTCGGATCTTGCGCGGAAATTCTCCGGGAGTTCCCACAAGCTCAAAGCACCTACTACTGGCTGAAGATCGGAGACAGAGACGCCCAAGTGTATTGTGATAGGGGAAAGTACG GTTCTTTCCGCGTTGATGTCTTGGGGCCTGGAAAGAAAGTTAGCCATACTGTATTCTATCAG ATTCCAAGTGGACGAGAAAACTTCAACTCCTCATGTAGCGGTAAACT ATGTCCACGAATGATCATTTCTTGTATCTATCCGTATCAATGGGAGACAAACAATTGTACCAGTATCAATCAGGGATATCAAATCTATGATAAATGTTACAGAG tgttTGATGGCCATGATAACCTAGAGTGTGGTGGTTCTAGTCAGTGGGAATCATCTTGTTATC ATTCCAAACGTGCGTTATATGGCTTTACCTGTAACAGACCTCCGTGGCATGACAATGGTggaatattttacagaaacgatgGGATGCTATACGTGAAGTGA
- the LOC140926232 gene encoding uncharacterized protein, producing MHDEDNKYGLRVTNLRGDKWIAYGDGMLLEGKSRDNLRIVVKAVQISVDQVYEAYNNPTKALDPSVVTELIPFIDIEETNNAPLFQVKDGKVHRRSNINDLQDTNKERQNDPDVDLSCLKHQKCESINFDNYSGVCELNSKSLSGSKHLIYRQGNIFVQSVAIKRQSSCAEIHQTSPSASSGYYWIYIGQVKVQVYCDMKTFGGGWTLVVSISSTNNQHLQRAVVNCFDLELCVPFDKQRQHEQIMIDSPVHFCEHMLLQKFVVVTSYTGTFRLDVFQGNYSVFYQIPQGAENFNSACRGETDQECPRIIISHHYPYKWETNTCTSLDVGYHIWRSIYHRVFDGHDDEECGTRFQSSLYGSRRGLYGFTVLGNKGIYYKKNGMLYVK from the exons ATGCATGACGAAGACAACAAATATGGTCTGCGTGTGACAAATCTGAGGGGTGATAAATGGATTGCATATGGTGATGGGATGTTGCTCGAAGGAAAGAGCAGAGATAATCTTAGGATTGTAGTAAAAGCTGTGCAGATTTCAGTTGATCAAGTGTACGAGGCGTACAACAACCCTACCAAAGCTCTTGATCCTTCTGTGGTGACCGAATTGATACCTTTTATTGACATCGAGGAGACAAACAACGCCCCACTTTTTCAGGTGAAGGATGGGAAAGTCCACAGAAGGTCAAACATAAATGATCTTCAGGATACAA ACAAAGAGAGGCAGAATGATCCAGATGTTGACCTT TCATGCCTGAAACATCAAAAATGCGAATCAATTAATTTTGATAACTACTCTGGTGTGTGTGAGCTAAATAGCAAGAGTCTCAGTGGATCAAAACACCTTATTTACCGGCAAGGAAATATCTTTGTGCAATCGGTGGCCATTAAAAGA CAATCATCGTGCGCTGAAATTCACCAGACGTCTCCTTCAGCATCAAGCGGTTACTACTGGATATATATTGGCCAAGTCAAGGTTCAGGTGTATTGTGACATGAAAACTTTTG GTGGTGGATGGACATTAGTGGTCAGCATAAGCTCTACAAACAATCAACACCTTCAAAGAGCTGTCGTAAACTGCTTCGATTTGGAACTGTGCGTACCTTTCGACAAACAAA GACAACATGAACAGATTATGATTGATTCTCCCGTTCACTTTTGTGAACACATGTTGCTGCAAAAATTTGTTGTCGTTACTTCGTACACAGGAACATTTAGATTGGATGTTTTTCAAGGGAACTATTCCGTCTTTTACCAG ATTCCTCAGGGAGCAGAGAATTTTAATTCCGCTTGTCGCGGTGAAACCGATCAAGA ATGTCCCCGCATAATCATCTCCCATCATTATCCTTACAAATGGGAGACAAATACCTGCACTAGCCTTGATGTGGGATATCACATTTGGAGGAGTATATATCATCGAG tttttgatgGTCATGACGACGAGGAGTGCGGTACAAGATTTCAATCTTCTTTGTATG GAAGCCGGCGTGGATTATATGGCTTCACAGTTCTTGGCAACAAAGGGATTTATTACAAGAAAAACGGAATGCTTTACGTTAAATAA
- the LOC140927044 gene encoding uncharacterized protein, with the protein MDLTANRRFVEVVSFDSSIEHPKIGEKIHLKDEFRKITLPNGVEVKFEEIIGLAGDFYGLPENPIINPFKKEEEDFLRKQRFRGAYDTLARAPKDELQKELDKLLAFFRKERILDAETADEITGGIWFLGIPVIQGRKLELAENNYDHFLPYAKDAYLTGHQLAIEKAREASEYPLDPELRKKLLREAFSMEAFACHFLTDSFASGHIR; encoded by the coding sequence ATGGATTTAACTGCGAATCGTCGTTTCGTAGAAGTAGTTTCATTTGACTCCTCGATCGAACACCCAAAAATTGGTGAAAAAATACACCTAAAAGATGAATTTAGGAAAATAACACTCCCAAACGGTGTAGAAGTTAAGTTTGAGGAGATTATAGGCCTCGCTGGAGACTTTTATGGATTGCCTGAAAACCCAATtattaacccctttaaaaaagaagaggaagacttTTTACGAAAACAGCGCTTTCGAGGTGCCTACGACACACTTGCAAGGGCACCAAAGGATGAATTACAGAAGGAACTTGACAAGCTGTTGGCTTTCTTTAGGAAAGAAAGAATCCTGGATGCAGAAACAGCAGACGAAATCACTGGTGGTATCTGGTTCCTCGGCATTCCAGTCATACAGGGAAGGAAGTTAGAACTGGCTGAAAATAATTACGACCATTTTCTTCCTTACGCAAAAGACGCATACCTGACGGGTCATCAGTTGGCAATAGAGAAAGCACGAGAAGCCAGTGAATATCCACTAGATCCTGAATTGAGGAAGAAACTCCTTCGTGAAGCATTTTCAATGGAAGCATTTGCGTGCCATTTTCTTACTGACAGCTTTGCCAGTGGCCACATTAGGTAA
- the LOC140928671 gene encoding uncharacterized protein yields MDLTVEVPMPRPLFNGFEHRHIGKTIHMKDEVKILTLPNGLEIKFEQIIALAGDFYGLPENPIIDPCKEETEEDSGRDVRFRNAYETLACAPKDELQKELNKLLATLEKETEEGRSIDSKTWDEITGGKWFFGLPVKEGRMLELAENNHDHFLPYAKDAYLTGHQLAIEKAREASQYPQDPVLKKELLHEAFSMEAFACHFLTDSFASGHIRTPRVELGKATTLGKDGHLLCKYMHDEDNKHGLRVTNLRGDKWIAYGDGMLLEEKSKDNLKVAAEAVQKSVDQVYEAYTNPSGSLDPSQVTDLIPFVDQEERNNSPMFQMIDGKLLRRSNLNDLQGTTTTASWWGPTTVAMLQVYKPENSAI; encoded by the exons ATGGATTTGACTGTTGAAGTGCCGATGCCCCGTCCCCTCTTTAACGGATTTGAACACCGCCACATTGGAAAGACAATACACATGAAAGATGAAGTCAAGATATTAACGCTTCCAAACGGTCTGGAAATTAAGTTTGAGCAAATTATAGCCCTTGCTGGGGATTTCTATGGATTGCCCGAAAACCCAATTATTGACCCCTGTAAAGAAGAAACAGAGGAGGACTCTGGTCGTGACGTTCGCTTCCGTAATGCATACGAAACTCTAGCATGCGCACCGAAAGATGAATTACAGAAAGAGCTGAACAAACTGTTAGCTACCTTGGAGAAGGAGACTGAAGAAGGAAGAAGCATTGATTCTAAAACGTGGGACGAAATCACCGGTGGTAAATGGTTCTTTGGCCTTCCAGTCAAAGAAGGGAGGATGTTAGAGCTGGCTGAGAATAATCACGACCATTTTCTTCCTTATGCAAAAGACGCATACCTGACGGGTCATCAGTTGGCAATAGAAAAAGCAAGAGAAGCCAGTCAATATCCACAAGATCCTGTATTGAAAAAGGAACTCCTTCACGAAGCATTTTCAATGGAAGCATTTGCGTGTCACTTTCTTACTGACAGCTTCGCTAGTGGCCACATTAG GACGCCAAGAGTTGAATTGGGAAAAGCAACTACTCTAGGAAAAGATGGCCATTTATTATGTAAGTACATGCACGACGAGGACAACAAACATGGTCTACGCGTGACAAATCTAAGGGGTGATAAATGGATTGCATATGGTGATGGTATGCTTCTGGAAGAAAAGAGCAAAGATAATTTAAAGGTAGCAGCAGAAGCTGTGCAGAAATCAGTTGATCAAGTCTACGAGGCCTACACAAATCCTTCCGGATCTCTTGATCCCTCTCAGGTAACCGACCTGATACCTTTTGTTGATCAGGAGGAAAGAAACAATTCTCCAATGTTTCAGATGATAGATGGGAAGCTTCTCAGAAGATCAAACTTGAACGATCTCCAGGGTACTACTACAACTGCCAGTTGGTGGGGACCGACAACAGTAGCAATGTTACAGGTTTACAAACCTGAAAACTCTGCTATATAG